The proteins below come from a single Thermopolyspora flexuosa genomic window:
- a CDS encoding CbtA family protein, which produces MTIRTLVARGLLVGLLAGILAGAFAFLAGEPHVERAIVLEEAGAAAGEGATAHGHDHGHDHGGAAGHSHGAGVVVSRPVQQAGLFLATGLYGLAVGGIFALVYAGLRGRVGPRNDGLLAIVAAGTAFLAIVLVPFVKYPANPPAVGDPDTIDERTLLYLVMVLVGLAATAVAVGTARRAGPDPWRRWTAAVTAFLVPVVAAWLLLPPVDEVPEGFPATLLWDFRLASLGTQLVFWSALGVLFGLLTERATRRAAVAPAG; this is translated from the coding sequence ATGACGATCCGCACCCTGGTGGCCAGGGGCCTGCTCGTGGGCCTGCTGGCCGGGATCCTCGCGGGCGCGTTCGCCTTCCTCGCCGGCGAGCCGCACGTGGAGCGCGCGATCGTGCTGGAGGAGGCGGGCGCCGCGGCCGGGGAGGGCGCGACGGCACACGGTCACGATCACGGTCACGACCACGGCGGAGCGGCGGGTCACTCGCACGGTGCCGGAGTCGTGGTGAGCCGGCCGGTGCAGCAGGCCGGCCTGTTCCTCGCCACCGGGCTCTACGGGCTCGCCGTGGGCGGGATCTTCGCGCTGGTGTACGCGGGGCTGCGGGGGCGCGTCGGGCCGCGCAACGACGGCCTGCTCGCGATCGTCGCGGCCGGGACCGCGTTCCTCGCGATCGTCCTCGTCCCGTTCGTGAAGTACCCGGCGAACCCACCCGCCGTGGGCGATCCGGACACGATCGACGAGCGCACCCTGCTGTACCTGGTGATGGTGCTGGTCGGGCTCGCCGCGACCGCGGTCGCGGTGGGCACGGCCCGCCGGGCCGGGCCCGATCCGTGGCGGCGCTGGACGGCCGCGGTGACCGCCTTCCTCGTGCCGGTGGTCGCCGCGTGGCTGCTGCTGCCGCCGGTCGACGAGGTGCCCGAGGGCTTCCCGGCCACGTTGCTGTGGGACTTCCGGCTCGCCTCGCTCGGCACGCAGCTGGTGTTCTGGTCGGCGCTCGGCGTGCTGTTCGGCCTGCTCACCGAGCGCGCCACCCGGCGGGCGGCGGTCGCCCCGGCCGGGTAG
- the cobO gene encoding cob(I)yrinic acid a,c-diamide adenosyltransferase has product MPQGRPPVIPDDGLTTRQRRNRPLVIVHTGPGKGKSTAAFGMALRAWNQGWPIGVFQFVKSAKWRTGEERALRLLGESGEGGTVAWHKMGEGWSWLRRSGTEHDHAAQAREGWEQVRRDLAAETYRFYVLDEFTYPLAWGWVALDDVLETLRSRPGYQHVVITGRNAPERLIEAADLVTEMGKVRHPMDSGQKGQKGIEW; this is encoded by the coding sequence GTGCCACAGGGAAGGCCACCGGTGATCCCGGACGACGGGCTCACCACCCGGCAGCGGCGGAACCGGCCGCTGGTGATCGTGCACACCGGCCCCGGCAAGGGGAAGTCCACGGCCGCGTTCGGCATGGCGCTGCGGGCGTGGAACCAGGGGTGGCCGATCGGGGTGTTCCAGTTCGTGAAGTCGGCGAAGTGGCGCACCGGCGAGGAGCGGGCGCTGCGGCTGCTCGGCGAGAGCGGCGAGGGCGGCACGGTCGCCTGGCACAAGATGGGCGAGGGCTGGTCGTGGCTGCGGCGGTCCGGGACCGAGCACGACCACGCGGCCCAGGCGCGGGAGGGCTGGGAGCAGGTCCGGCGGGATCTGGCCGCCGAGACGTACCGGTTCTACGTGCTCGACGAGTTCACCTATCCGCTGGCCTGGGGCTGGGTGGCCCTCGACGACGTGCTGGAGACGCTGCGGAGTCGGCCCGGGTACCAGCACGTGGTGATCACCGGGCGGAACGCGCCGGAGCGGCTGATCGAGGCGGCCGACCTGGTGACCGAGATGGGCAAGGTCCGCCATCCCATGGACTCCGGGCAGAAGGGCCAGAAGGGCATCGAGTGGTAG
- a CDS encoding precorrin-3B synthase, with translation MPKPDAPRRTRPDACPGALQVHEAADGPLARVRLPGGVIRADRLRVLADCAATLGNGVIELTSRGNVQVRGLAGTAPGPDAVPAAEAFAARIAAAGLLPSTTHERVRNIVASPFGDRDLVDALDRELCARPGLARLPGRFLFSIGDLGLEADVTYAEGRLLLAGRDAGIGVPPERAVAAMLDAAEAFLRLRTTEWRIAELADGPARIAAALGGAAGEVRPAPPQPREPGVVAQPSGGLAVQALVPLARLTPEQAHAIAGLAAEVRFTPWRTVVVRDVADPERVRHGLAAAGLVTDPRSPWVGVTACTGLPGCTRALADVRADATAWVRAQSAPAAVPVHWSGCERRCGLPRGRVRQMVATADGYREEGP, from the coding sequence GTGCCGAAGCCCGACGCTCCCAGACGAACCCGCCCCGACGCCTGTCCGGGGGCGCTGCAGGTGCACGAGGCCGCCGACGGGCCGCTCGCCCGGGTCCGGCTGCCCGGCGGCGTGATCCGGGCCGACCGGCTGCGGGTGCTCGCCGACTGCGCGGCCACCCTCGGCAACGGCGTCATCGAGCTCACCTCGCGCGGGAACGTGCAGGTCCGCGGCCTGGCCGGGACAGCCCCGGGGCCGGACGCGGTGCCGGCGGCCGAGGCGTTCGCCGCGCGCATCGCCGCCGCGGGGCTGCTGCCGTCGACCACGCACGAGCGGGTGCGCAACATCGTGGCCTCGCCGTTCGGCGACCGGGACCTGGTCGACGCGCTCGACCGTGAGCTGTGCGCGCGCCCCGGGCTGGCGCGGCTGCCCGGGCGGTTCCTGTTCTCGATCGGGGACCTGGGGCTGGAGGCGGACGTCACGTACGCCGAGGGCCGCCTGCTGCTCGCCGGGCGGGACGCCGGGATCGGCGTGCCGCCGGAGCGGGCCGTGGCGGCCATGCTCGACGCGGCCGAGGCGTTCCTGCGGCTGCGCACCACCGAGTGGCGGATCGCCGAGCTCGCCGACGGCCCGGCGCGGATCGCCGCCGCGCTCGGCGGGGCCGCCGGGGAGGTACGGCCCGCCCCGCCGCAGCCGCGTGAGCCCGGCGTGGTCGCCCAGCCGTCGGGCGGGCTCGCCGTACAGGCCCTCGTGCCGCTGGCGCGGCTCACCCCCGAGCAGGCGCACGCGATCGCCGGTCTCGCCGCCGAGGTGCGGTTCACGCCGTGGCGCACGGTCGTGGTCCGGGACGTGGCCGACCCCGAGCGGGTACGGCACGGCCTGGCGGCGGCCGGGCTCGTCACCGATCCGCGCTCGCCCTGGGTGGGGGTGACCGCGTGCACCGGGCTGCCCGGCTGCACCCGGGCGCTCGCCGACGTGCGCGCGGACGCGACCGCGTGGGTGCGCGCACAGAGCGCGCCCGCGGCCGTGCCGGTGCACTGGTCCGGGTGTGAGCGCCGCTGCGGGCTGCCGCGCGGCCGGGTGCGGCAGATGGTGGCCACCGCCGACGGCTATCGGGAGGAGGGGCCGTGA
- a CDS encoding precorrin-8X methylmutase, protein MTGFAGPPFDYIRDGAEIYRRSFATIRAEADLDGLPPEVAQVAVRMIHACGMTDLVRDLAWSPQVVTRARAALRAGAPVLCDAEMVASGITRRRLPADNEVVCTLNDPRVPELAERLGTTRSAAALELWRDRLEGSVVAIGNAPTALFRLLELVAEGAGRPAAVLGIPVGFVGAAESKLALTRSGLDHLVVHGRRGGSAITAAAVNAIACERE, encoded by the coding sequence GTGACCGGGTTCGCCGGGCCGCCGTTCGACTACATCCGGGACGGGGCCGAGATCTACCGGCGGTCGTTCGCGACGATCCGCGCCGAGGCGGACCTGGACGGCCTGCCGCCCGAGGTGGCCCAGGTCGCGGTGCGGATGATCCACGCGTGCGGGATGACCGACCTCGTCCGGGACCTGGCCTGGTCGCCGCAGGTGGTGACCCGGGCGCGGGCGGCGTTGCGGGCGGGCGCGCCGGTGCTGTGCGACGCCGAGATGGTCGCCTCCGGGATCACGCGGCGGCGGCTCCCCGCGGACAACGAGGTCGTCTGCACGCTCAACGACCCGCGGGTACCCGAGCTCGCCGAGCGCCTCGGCACGACCCGCAGCGCCGCCGCGCTGGAGCTGTGGCGGGACCGGCTGGAGGGCTCGGTGGTGGCGATCGGCAACGCGCCGACCGCGCTGTTCCGCCTGCTCGAGCTGGTGGCCGAGGGGGCGGGCCGTCCGGCTGCGGTGCTCGGCATCCCGGTCGGCTTCGTCGGCGCGGCCGAGTCGAAGCTCGCGCTCACCCGGAGCGGCCTCGACCACCTGGTGGTGCACGGCCGCCGCGGCGGGAGCGCGATCACCGCCGCGGCCGTCAACGCCATCGCCTGCGAACGTGAGTGA
- a CDS encoding cell division protein SepF, with the protein MIKKLRPKDYNDAFYVGHFFRSGVPVVMDVSHLPDDEARPLVDFCAGLVYGRGGDMERLERKVFLLQPPAKPRIAAAHIPDLAHIAD; encoded by the coding sequence GTGATCAAGAAGCTGCGGCCCAAGGACTACAACGACGCCTTCTACGTGGGGCACTTCTTCCGCAGCGGTGTCCCGGTCGTCATGGACGTCTCACACCTCCCTGACGACGAGGCCAGGCCACTCGTGGACTTCTGCGCCGGGCTGGTGTACGGGCGGGGCGGCGACATGGAACGGCTCGAGCGGAAGGTGTTCCTGCTCCAGCCACCGGCGAAACCGCGGATCGCCGCCGCGCACATCCCGGACCTCGCCCACATCGCGGACTGA
- a CDS encoding putative cobaltochelatase — MINFPFSAVVGLDDLKLALLLNAVSPRVGGVLVRGEKGTAKSTIVRALAAQLPPVDVVAGCRFACDPDAPDPGCPDGPHEPGAPRVRRPAALVELPVGASEDRLVGSLDVERALTEGVKAFEPGLLAAAHRGVLYVDEVNLLHDHLVDLLLDAAALGTCHVERDSVSVRHAARFLLVGTMNPEEGELRPQLLDRFGLTVEVRASRDPDERAEVVRRRLAFEADPEGFAARWAGQEAHLARRIAAARDRVPHVRLPDARLRQIAAVCAAFEVDGLRADLVTANAAIAHAAWHGRDTVTAADVRTAARLALPHRRRRDPFDAPGLDEDLLDELLRRTEPDDEPPDDSGGGPSGGPDGDGGGAGDRPPGTHRASPPDRPDPTGPPPDRAPPRGGPAPEAAGPRDGAVPGHGEDEPARAAGPAAGGRVAGVAAPYRVPLLRVPGIGAGAAGRRSRSRGRYGRGIGARVPRGPARDVHVPATLLAAAPHQRRRGRTGPGLLLRRGDLREVVREGREGNLVLFVVDASGSMGARRRMTAVKTAVLSLLLDAYQRRDKVGLVTFRGAAAEVALPPTSSVEAGAARLRALATGGRTPLAAGLTKAAEVLRVERLRDPARRPLVVLVTDGRATDGEAADRAARLLYGTACVVVDCETGPVRLGLAAGLAARLGATVLPLDALSGLGAAVRARRAHAKAV, encoded by the coding sequence ATGATCAACTTTCCGTTCAGCGCCGTCGTCGGGCTCGACGACCTCAAGCTCGCGCTCCTGCTCAACGCGGTCTCGCCCCGGGTCGGCGGGGTGCTCGTGCGCGGCGAGAAGGGCACCGCCAAGTCGACGATCGTGCGCGCGCTCGCCGCGCAGCTGCCGCCGGTCGACGTGGTCGCCGGGTGCCGGTTCGCCTGCGACCCGGACGCGCCGGATCCGGGCTGCCCGGACGGGCCGCACGAGCCCGGCGCGCCGCGGGTGCGGCGGCCCGCCGCGCTCGTCGAGCTGCCGGTCGGCGCCTCCGAGGACCGGCTGGTCGGCTCGCTCGACGTGGAGCGGGCGCTCACCGAGGGCGTGAAGGCGTTCGAGCCCGGCCTGCTCGCCGCGGCGCACCGCGGCGTGCTCTACGTCGACGAGGTGAACCTGCTCCACGACCACCTGGTGGACCTGCTGCTCGACGCCGCCGCGCTCGGCACCTGCCACGTCGAGCGGGACTCGGTGTCGGTCCGGCACGCGGCCCGGTTCCTGCTCGTCGGCACGATGAACCCGGAGGAGGGCGAGCTGCGGCCGCAGCTGCTCGACCGGTTCGGGCTCACCGTCGAGGTGCGGGCCTCCCGGGACCCGGACGAGCGGGCCGAGGTGGTGCGGCGGCGGCTCGCGTTCGAGGCCGACCCGGAGGGGTTCGCGGCGCGGTGGGCCGGGCAGGAGGCGCACCTCGCCCGGCGGATCGCGGCGGCGCGGGACCGCGTCCCGCACGTGCGGCTGCCGGACGCCCGGCTGCGGCAGATCGCGGCGGTGTGCGCGGCGTTCGAAGTGGACGGGCTGCGCGCGGACCTGGTGACCGCGAACGCGGCGATCGCGCACGCGGCCTGGCACGGCCGGGACACGGTCACCGCCGCGGACGTGCGCACGGCCGCCCGGCTGGCGCTGCCGCACCGGCGGCGGCGCGACCCGTTCGACGCGCCCGGCCTCGACGAGGACCTGCTCGACGAGCTGCTCCGCCGGACCGAGCCGGACGACGAACCCCCGGACGATTCGGGCGGCGGGCCGTCCGGCGGGCCGGACGGCGACGGCGGCGGGGCGGGCGACCGGCCGCCGGGCACGCACCGCGCGTCCCCGCCCGACCGGCCCGATCCCACCGGCCCGCCGCCGGACCGCGCCCCGCCGCGCGGTGGCCCGGCCCCGGAGGCGGCCGGGCCGCGGGACGGCGCGGTGCCGGGCCACGGCGAGGATGAGCCCGCACGCGCGGCGGGCCCGGCCGCGGGCGGCCGGGTGGCCGGGGTGGCCGCGCCGTACCGGGTGCCGCTGCTGCGCGTGCCGGGGATCGGCGCGGGCGCGGCCGGGCGGCGGTCGCGCTCCCGGGGCCGGTACGGCCGCGGCATCGGCGCCCGCGTGCCGCGCGGCCCGGCCCGGGACGTGCACGTGCCCGCGACGCTGCTCGCCGCGGCGCCGCACCAGCGGCGGCGTGGCCGTACCGGGCCCGGGCTGCTGCTGCGCCGCGGCGACCTGCGCGAGGTGGTGCGGGAGGGCCGGGAGGGCAACCTCGTGCTGTTCGTGGTCGACGCGAGCGGGTCGATGGGCGCGCGCCGGCGGATGACCGCGGTGAAGACCGCGGTGCTGAGCCTGCTGCTCGACGCCTACCAGCGGCGGGACAAGGTGGGCCTGGTCACCTTTCGCGGCGCCGCCGCCGAGGTGGCGCTGCCGCCGACCTCGTCGGTGGAGGCCGGGGCGGCCCGGCTGCGCGCCCTCGCCACCGGCGGCCGTACCCCGCTCGCCGCGGGCCTGACCAAGGCGGCCGAGGTGCTGCGGGTGGAACGGCTGCGCGACCCGGCCCGGCGCCCGCTGGTCGTGCTCGTCACCGACGGCCGCGCCACCGACGGCGAGGCCGCCGACCGCGCCGCCCGCCTGCTGTACGGCACGGCGTGCGTGGTCGTCGACTGCGAGACCGGCCCGGTACGGCTCGGCCTGGCGGCCGGCCTCGCCGCCCGGCTCGGGGCCACCGTGCTCCCCCTCGACGCGCTGTCCGGCCTGGGCGCGGCGGTGCGCGCCCGGCGAGCCCACGCGAAGGCGGTGTGA
- the cobN gene encoding cobaltochelatase subunit CobN: protein MPVVLLLSTSDTDLLSARASGKPYRLGNPARLSVDDLPDLVDGTDLVVVRLLGGRRAWEDGLDALLAGPRPVVVLGGEQVPDAELMELSTVSGGVCAEAHAYLAHGGPANLAELHAFLCDTVLLTGYGFAPPRPTPAWGVLERETRGGGDGPVVGVLYYRAHHVAGNTAFVEALCRAIEDAGGRPLPVYCSSLRAAEPALIETLRAADVLVATVLAAGGTRPALAGAGGDDEAWDVGALAGLDVPILQALCLTTSRRAWAESDDGLSPLDAASQVAIPEFDGRIITVPFSFKEFDADGLPGYVADPERAARVAGIAVRHGRLRRTPPAERRIVVMLSAYPTKHARLGNAVGLDTPASTVRLLARLAEAGYDLGEGFPGVAGQDGDALMHALIAAGGQDPDWLTEEHLAGNPVRISGAAYARWFATLPADLRDAVERHWGPPPGELFVHDGDIVLAALRAGNVVVMVQPPRGFGENPIAIYHDPELPPGHHYLAAYRWIADEFGAHAIVHVGKHGNLEWLPGKSAALSASCATDAALGDLPLIYPFLVNDPGEGTQAKRRAHAVLVDHLVPPMARAETYGDIARLEQLLDEHATVAAMDPAKLPAVRAQIWTLIRAARLDHDLGVADRPHDAEFDEFLLQVDGWLCEVKDAQIRDGLHVLGQAPEGADRVNLVLAILRARQMWAGRHALPGLREALGLAEDGTAGRAEVDAAEAAARALVEAMEERGWDAAAAPEVAAALLPDADADRRETVANILAFAATEVVPRLCRTTDEIGNVLHALDGGYVPAGPSGSPLRGLVNVLPTGRNFYAVDPRAVPSRLAWETGQAMARSLLERYRAEHGAWPRSVGLSMWGTSAMRTAGDDVAEVLALLGVRPEWDEASRRVTGLEPIPLAELGRPRIDVTMRISGFFRDAFPHVVAMLDDAVRLVAELDEPDEQNYVRAHVRAYDRGDRRRATMRIFGPAPGAYGAGLLPLIDSRNWRGDADLAEVYAVWGGHAYGRDLDGVPARQDMENAYRRIAVAVKNIDVREHDIADSDDYFQYHGGMVAAVRALTGRSPAAYLGDTTRPDAVRTRTLAEETARIFRARVVNPRWLAAMRAHGYKGAFELAATVDYLFGYDATTGVVADWMYDRIAAAYVLDPENRAFMAKSNPWALHGIAERLLEAAERGMWANPDAGILEGVRRVFLETEGDLEDATGR, encoded by the coding sequence GTGCCCGTCGTTCTGCTGCTGTCCACGTCGGACACCGATCTGCTCAGCGCCCGCGCGAGCGGCAAGCCCTACCGGCTCGGCAACCCCGCACGGCTCTCCGTCGACGACCTGCCCGATCTGGTGGACGGCACCGACCTCGTGGTGGTGCGCCTGCTCGGCGGGCGGCGGGCCTGGGAGGACGGGCTCGACGCGCTGCTCGCCGGGCCGCGCCCGGTGGTGGTGCTCGGCGGCGAACAGGTGCCCGACGCGGAGCTGATGGAGCTGTCCACGGTCAGCGGCGGGGTGTGCGCCGAGGCGCACGCGTACCTCGCCCACGGCGGGCCGGCCAACCTCGCCGAGCTGCACGCGTTCCTGTGCGACACGGTCCTGCTCACCGGGTACGGCTTCGCGCCCCCGCGGCCCACCCCCGCCTGGGGCGTGCTCGAGCGCGAGACCCGCGGGGGCGGCGACGGGCCGGTGGTCGGCGTGCTCTACTACCGGGCCCACCACGTGGCCGGGAACACCGCGTTCGTCGAGGCGCTGTGCCGGGCGATCGAGGACGCGGGCGGCCGCCCGCTGCCGGTGTACTGCTCGTCGCTGCGGGCCGCCGAGCCCGCGCTGATCGAGACGCTGCGCGCGGCCGACGTGCTCGTGGCCACCGTGCTCGCGGCGGGCGGCACCCGGCCCGCGCTGGCGGGCGCGGGCGGCGACGACGAGGCCTGGGACGTGGGCGCGCTCGCCGGGCTCGACGTGCCGATCCTGCAGGCGCTCTGCCTCACCACGAGCCGCCGCGCCTGGGCGGAGAGCGACGACGGCCTCTCCCCGCTCGACGCCGCCTCGCAGGTGGCGATCCCCGAGTTCGACGGGCGGATCATCACGGTGCCGTTCTCGTTCAAGGAGTTCGACGCCGACGGCCTGCCCGGCTACGTGGCCGACCCGGAGCGCGCCGCCCGGGTCGCCGGCATCGCGGTACGGCACGGCCGGCTCCGCCGTACCCCACCCGCCGAGCGGCGGATCGTGGTCATGCTGTCGGCGTACCCGACCAAGCACGCCCGGCTCGGCAACGCGGTCGGCCTCGACACCCCGGCGAGCACGGTACGGCTGCTCGCCCGGCTCGCCGAGGCGGGCTACGACCTCGGAGAGGGCTTCCCCGGCGTGGCCGGGCAGGACGGGGACGCGCTCATGCACGCCCTGATCGCCGCGGGCGGCCAGGACCCCGACTGGCTCACCGAGGAGCACCTCGCGGGCAACCCGGTGCGGATCTCCGGCGCGGCCTACGCCCGCTGGTTCGCCACCCTCCCCGCCGACCTGCGCGACGCGGTCGAGCGGCACTGGGGGCCGCCGCCCGGCGAGCTGTTCGTGCACGACGGGGACATCGTGCTCGCCGCGCTGCGCGCCGGGAACGTCGTGGTGATGGTGCAGCCGCCGCGCGGCTTCGGCGAGAACCCGATCGCGATCTACCACGACCCCGAGCTGCCGCCCGGCCACCACTACCTCGCCGCGTACCGGTGGATCGCCGACGAGTTCGGCGCGCACGCGATCGTGCACGTGGGCAAGCACGGCAACCTGGAGTGGCTGCCCGGCAAGTCGGCCGCGCTCTCCGCCTCGTGCGCCACCGACGCCGCCCTCGGCGACCTGCCGCTGATCTACCCGTTCCTCGTCAACGACCCCGGCGAGGGCACCCAGGCCAAACGGCGGGCGCACGCCGTGCTCGTCGACCACCTCGTGCCGCCGATGGCCCGCGCCGAGACGTACGGCGACATCGCCCGGCTCGAACAGCTCCTCGACGAGCACGCCACGGTCGCCGCGATGGACCCGGCGAAGCTGCCCGCGGTGCGCGCCCAGATCTGGACGCTCATCCGGGCCGCCCGGCTCGACCACGACCTCGGGGTCGCGGACCGGCCGCACGACGCCGAGTTCGACGAGTTCCTGCTCCAGGTCGACGGCTGGCTGTGCGAGGTGAAGGACGCCCAGATCCGCGACGGCCTGCACGTGCTCGGCCAGGCCCCGGAGGGCGCCGACCGGGTGAACCTCGTGCTCGCCATCCTGCGCGCCCGCCAGATGTGGGCGGGCCGCCACGCGCTCCCCGGGCTGCGCGAGGCGCTCGGCCTCGCCGAGGACGGTACGGCGGGCCGGGCCGAGGTGGACGCGGCCGAGGCGGCCGCCCGCGCGCTGGTCGAGGCGATGGAGGAGCGCGGCTGGGACGCGGCCGCCGCGCCCGAGGTGGCCGCGGCGCTGCTGCCGGACGCCGACGCCGACCGCCGCGAGACCGTGGCGAACATCCTCGCCTTCGCCGCGACCGAGGTGGTGCCGCGGCTGTGCCGTACCACCGACGAGATCGGCAACGTGCTGCACGCGCTCGACGGCGGCTACGTCCCGGCCGGGCCGAGCGGGTCGCCGCTGCGCGGGCTGGTGAACGTGCTGCCGACCGGCCGCAACTTCTACGCCGTCGACCCGCGGGCGGTGCCGAGCCGGCTCGCCTGGGAGACCGGGCAGGCGATGGCGCGGTCGCTGCTCGAGCGGTACCGGGCCGAGCACGGCGCCTGGCCGCGCTCGGTCGGGCTGTCGATGTGGGGCACGAGCGCGATGCGCACCGCCGGGGACGACGTGGCCGAGGTGCTCGCGCTGCTCGGGGTGCGGCCGGAGTGGGACGAGGCGTCCCGCCGGGTGACCGGGCTGGAGCCGATCCCGCTCGCCGAGCTCGGCCGGCCCCGGATCGACGTCACCATGCGGATCAGCGGGTTCTTCCGGGACGCGTTCCCGCACGTGGTGGCGATGCTCGACGACGCGGTCCGGCTCGTGGCCGAGCTCGACGAGCCGGACGAGCAGAACTACGTGCGCGCCCACGTGCGGGCCTACGACCGGGGCGACCGGCGGCGGGCCACGATGCGGATCTTCGGCCCGGCGCCGGGCGCGTACGGGGCCGGGCTGCTGCCGCTCATCGACAGCCGCAACTGGCGGGGCGACGCCGACCTCGCCGAGGTGTACGCGGTGTGGGGCGGCCACGCGTACGGCCGTGACCTCGACGGCGTGCCCGCCCGGCAGGACATGGAGAACGCGTACCGCAGGATCGCGGTCGCGGTGAAGAACATCGACGTGCGCGAGCACGACATCGCCGACTCCGACGACTACTTCCAGTACCACGGCGGCATGGTCGCCGCGGTCCGCGCGCTCACCGGCCGCTCCCCCGCGGCGTACCTCGGCGACACCACCCGGCCGGACGCGGTACGCACCCGCACCCTCGCCGAGGAGACCGCGCGGATCTTCCGCGCCCGGGTGGTGAACCCGCGCTGGCTCGCGGCGATGCGCGCGCACGGCTACAAGGGGGCGTTCGAGCTCGCCGCCACCGTCGACTACCTGTTCGGCTACGACGCGACCACCGGGGTGGTCGCCGACTGGATGTACGACCGGATCGCCGCGGCCTACGTGCTCGACCCGGAGAACCGGGCGTTCATGGCCAAGTCGAACCCGTGGGCGCTGCACGGCATCGCCGAGCGCCTGCTCGAGGCCGCCGAGCGCGGCATGTGGGCGAACCCGGACGCCGGGATCCTCGAGGGCGTGCGCCGGGTCTTCCTCGAGACCGAGGGCGACCTCGAGGACGCCACCGGCCGCTGA
- a CDS encoding cobyrinate a,c-diamide synthase translates to MVIAAPSSGAGKTTVATGLMAALHAHGLRVSPHKVGPDYIDPGYHAVATGRPGRNLDPWLVGEDLVAPLFRHGARGCDIAVVEGVMGLFDGHAGGDFASTAHVARLLDAPVVLVVDASRAGRSVAAVVHGFATFDPRVRLGGVILNRIGSDRHEQLCREALDGHPVLGAIRRDEAVATPSRHLGLIPAAERGASAADAVRRMGELVARFCDLDAIVRLARTAPPLAAAAWDPAEAIAQARREAADPAAGPYPGTVVAVAGGPAFTFGYAEHVELLRAAGAEVAAFDPLRDEALPEGTAAVVLGGGFPEVYADRLAANERLRARLAAFDGPIAAECAGLLYLCRELDGRRMCGRIPAVARMTDRLTLGYREAVARRDSLLTRAGERLRGHEFHRTVVDRVPDPLLRWDGGTDGFGDARLTATYLHLHWAGAPILAHRLVSAAGRRRPAGRARHLS, encoded by the coding sequence CTGGTGATCGCCGCGCCGTCCTCGGGCGCGGGCAAGACCACGGTGGCGACCGGGCTCATGGCCGCCCTGCACGCACACGGCCTGCGGGTGTCCCCGCACAAGGTGGGCCCCGACTACATCGACCCCGGCTACCACGCGGTCGCCACCGGGCGGCCGGGCCGCAACCTCGACCCCTGGCTGGTGGGCGAGGACCTGGTCGCGCCGCTGTTCCGGCACGGGGCGCGCGGCTGCGACATCGCGGTGGTCGAGGGCGTGATGGGGCTGTTCGACGGGCACGCGGGCGGCGACTTCGCCTCGACCGCCCACGTGGCCCGGCTGCTCGACGCCCCGGTCGTGCTCGTCGTCGACGCCTCCCGGGCGGGCCGCTCGGTGGCGGCGGTGGTGCACGGGTTCGCCACCTTCGACCCCCGGGTACGGCTCGGCGGCGTGATCCTCAACCGGATCGGCTCGGACCGGCACGAACAGCTGTGCCGGGAGGCGCTCGACGGCCACCCGGTGCTGGGGGCGATCCGGCGGGACGAGGCCGTGGCCACCCCGTCCCGGCACCTCGGCCTCATCCCCGCGGCCGAGCGCGGCGCGTCCGCGGCCGACGCGGTGCGGCGCATGGGCGAGCTGGTGGCCCGCTTCTGCGACCTCGACGCGATCGTCCGGCTCGCCCGCACCGCTCCCCCGCTCGCCGCCGCCGCATGGGACCCGGCCGAGGCGATCGCCCAGGCCCGGCGGGAGGCGGCGGATCCGGCGGCCGGGCCGTACCCCGGGACGGTCGTGGCGGTGGCGGGCGGGCCCGCCTTCACCTTCGGCTACGCCGAGCACGTGGAGCTGCTGCGCGCCGCCGGGGCCGAGGTCGCGGCCTTCGACCCGCTCCGGGACGAGGCGCTGCCCGAGGGCACGGCCGCGGTCGTGCTCGGCGGCGGCTTCCCCGAGGTGTACGCGGACCGGCTCGCGGCGAACGAGCGGCTGCGCGCGCGGCTGGCCGCGTTCGACGGGCCGATCGCCGCGGAGTGCGCCGGGCTGCTCTACCTGTGCCGGGAGCTCGACGGGCGGCGCATGTGCGGCCGCATCCCGGCCGTGGCGCGGATGACGGACCGGCTCACCCTCGGCTACCGGGAGGCGGTGGCCCGCCGCGACTCCCTGCTCACCCGCGCGGGCGAACGCCTCCGCGGCCACGAGTTCCACCGCACCGTCGTGGACCGCGTGCCCGACCCGCTGCTGCGCTGGGACGGCGGCACGGACGGCTTCGGCGACGCCCGCCTCACCGCCACCTACCTGCATCTCCACTGGGCCGGAGCACCGATCCTGGCGCACCGGCTGGTCTCCGCCGCCGGCCGCCGCCGGCCTGCCGGGCGGGCTCGCCACCTCTCCTGA